In Halarcobacter bivalviorum, a genomic segment contains:
- a CDS encoding phosphoethanolamine transferase, whose translation MTNISSYRVILYISLLFTLFYNFSFFKNFFLTYNFSGINIAYSISITITLFAFIAFVLTLLSSKHIFKPFVILLLIISSFTAYFMDTYNVVIDHSMLRNSLQTNLEESLDLFSFKLILYVLFLGLVPSFFIYKIKPSFGTFKQESLKKIKMLLLLFIVIAVNVFGFSKFYTSFFREHKTLRYYANPTFWMYSVVNYTKRTFYNGKIIVKEVGKDANINETAEDKKELVIMVVGEATRADRFSLNGYERETNPLLKQEEVYNFSKMASCGTSTAHSVPCMFSKFDRDSYNYKKGITNENVLDVLTHTKQVNILWRDNNSDSKGVALRVKYEDFRSSKTNPICEKDGECRDEGMLIGLDNYIKENKNGDILIILHQMGNHGPAYYKRYPKEFEKFTPVCKTNQLEKCTVEEINNAYDNAILHTDSFLSQVINFLKPYSKDYETAMLYISDHGESLGENGIYLHGLPYFMAPDTQTHVASLVWFGESMKEDLDLNKLNQIKDKPLSQDNLFHTLLGMFEVTTDSYKKELDILSTIRTED comes from the coding sequence ATGACAAATATCTCTTCATATAGAGTAATTTTATATATTTCTTTACTTTTTACTCTATTTTATAACTTTTCATTCTTTAAAAATTTTTTTCTTACTTATAATTTTAGTGGTATAAATATAGCTTACTCAATAAGTATTACTATTACTCTCTTTGCATTTATTGCCTTTGTATTAACACTTCTAAGTTCAAAACATATTTTTAAACCCTTTGTTATTTTATTACTTATTATCTCTTCTTTTACTGCTTATTTTATGGATACTTATAATGTTGTAATTGACCATAGTATGCTTAGAAACTCTTTACAAACAAATCTTGAAGAATCATTAGATTTATTTAGTTTTAAACTTATTTTATATGTGCTATTTTTAGGCTTAGTTCCAAGTTTTTTTATTTACAAAATAAAACCTTCATTTGGTACATTTAAACAAGAGAGTTTAAAGAAAATAAAAATGCTTCTTCTACTTTTTATAGTTATTGCTGTAAATGTATTTGGTTTTAGTAAATTTTATACCTCTTTTTTTAGAGAACATAAAACATTAAGATATTATGCAAACCCTACTTTTTGGATGTATAGTGTTGTAAATTATACAAAAAGAACTTTTTATAATGGAAAAATTATTGTTAAAGAAGTAGGAAAAGATGCAAATATCAATGAAACAGCAGAAGATAAAAAAGAACTAGTAATCATGGTAGTTGGTGAAGCTACTAGAGCAGACAGATTTTCATTAAATGGTTATGAAAGAGAAACAAATCCTTTATTGAAACAAGAGGAGGTTTATAACTTCTCTAAAATGGCTTCATGTGGAACTTCGACTGCTCACTCTGTACCTTGTATGTTCTCTAAATTTGATAGAGATAGTTATAATTATAAAAAAGGTATCACAAACGAAAATGTTTTAGATGTATTAACGCATACAAAACAAGTAAATATTTTATGGAGAGATAATAACTCTGATTCAAAAGGTGTTGCACTAAGAGTTAAATATGAAGATTTTAGAAGCTCTAAAACAAACCCTATTTGTGAAAAAGATGGAGAGTGTAGAGATGAAGGTATGCTAATAGGTCTTGATAACTATATTAAAGAGAATAAAAATGGCGATATCTTAATTATTCTTCATCAAATGGGTAACCATGGTCCTGCATACTATAAAAGATATCCTAAAGAGTTTGAAAAGTTTACTCCTGTTTGTAAAACAAATCAATTAGAAAAGTGTACAGTAGAGGAAATAAACAATGCCTATGACAATGCTATTTTACATACAGACTCATTTTTATCACAAGTGATTAATTTTTTAAAACCTTATTCAAAAGATTATGAAACAGCCATGCTTTATATAAGTGACCATGGAGAAAGTTTAGGAGAAAATGGAATTTACTTACATGGCTTGCCATATTTTATGGCTCCCGATACTCAAACTCATGTTGCCTCTTTAGTATGGTTTGGAGAGAGTATGAAAGAGGATTTAGATTTAAATAAACTTAATCAAATAAAAGACAAACCTCTTTCTCAAGATAACCTCTTTCATACTCTACTTGGAATGTTTGAAGTAACTACTGATAGTTATAAAAAAGAGTTAGATATTTTATCTACTATACGAACAGAAGATTAA
- a CDS encoding DUF1924 domain-containing protein yields MRNLLLIFIFATFSFSSQLNTYLNNLKQEATKENPNFKEFSIKKGEEIFTSKHIGKKGKEIACTSCHGIDLTKKSENFFTGKELEPLSQKVNPTRLTDIKKVEKWLKRNFKDVYNRVGTAQEKGDVLVYILSK; encoded by the coding sequence ATGAGAAATCTACTTCTAATATTTATCTTTGCTACTTTTTCTTTTAGTAGCCAGTTAAATACTTATTTAAATAATTTAAAACAAGAAGCAACAAAAGAAAATCCAAATTTCAAAGAGTTTAGTATTAAAAAAGGTGAAGAGATATTTACTTCTAAACATATTGGAAAAAAAGGAAAAGAGATTGCTTGTACTTCATGCCATGGCATAGACCTAACAAAAAAAAGTGAAAACTTCTTTACAGGAAAAGAGCTAGAACCTCTATCACAAAAGGTTAACCCTACAAGATTAACTGATATAAAAAAAGTAGAAAAATGGCTAAAAAGAAATTTCAAAGATGTATATAATAGAGTTGGTACAGCACAAGAAAAAGGTGATGTATTAGTTTATATCTTAAGTAAATAA
- a CDS encoding Spy/CpxP family protein refolding chaperone, producing the protein MKILKILVVLLVLCNLTLFAKENHIYKNLDFLNLDKNQQEKLKKILISHKKRYEKFYVFKQEEEKKLQELIKQDHFDEEKYEDIAEEIEEEAVELEVKTLKKIHKILTKEQREKFSHYLQEWKVE; encoded by the coding sequence ATGAAAATATTAAAGATATTAGTAGTTTTGCTAGTTCTATGTAATCTTACATTATTTGCAAAAGAGAACCATATTTATAAAAATCTTGACTTTCTAAATCTTGATAAAAATCAACAAGAGAAATTAAAAAAGATATTAATCTCTCATAAAAAAAGATATGAAAAGTTTTATGTTTTTAAACAAGAAGAAGAGAAAAAACTTCAAGAATTAATAAAACAAGACCATTTTGATGAAGAAAAATATGAAGATATTGCCGAAGAGATAGAAGAAGAAGCAGTTGAACTTGAAGTAAAAACATTAAAGAAAATACATAAAATTTTAACAAAAGAACAAAGAGAGAAATTTTCACATTATCTACAGGAGTGGAAAGTTGAATAA
- a CDS encoding glutaminase: protein MNYQKILEEIKEQIQTELPKGEVASYIPALKNVQANDFAMSIKLLDGTSYNIGCFDKKFSIQSISKVFTFSMALKHYGKELYQRVWYEPSGNPFNSLVQLEYEKGIPRNPFINAGAIVTTDSLLSYYKDKNLTFNEINQFINNLSKKEISFDEEIFKSELESGYRNQALASLMKSFNNIDNPIEETLETYFKHCSLMMSCEELASAMLFLANHGVDPLTNEEFITAPKAKRVNALMLTCGHYDASGDFAFHVGLPGKSGVGGGIVAIVPKKMAICVYSPRLNEKGNSHSGTKALELFTTLTDLSIF from the coding sequence ATGAACTATCAAAAAATTCTTGAAGAGATAAAAGAACAGATTCAAACTGAACTTCCAAAAGGGGAAGTTGCTAGCTATATTCCTGCACTAAAAAATGTACAAGCCAATGATTTTGCCATGAGTATAAAACTACTTGATGGAACAAGTTATAATATAGGATGCTTTGACAAAAAGTTTTCTATTCAAAGTATTTCAAAAGTCTTTACCTTTTCAATGGCTTTAAAACATTATGGAAAAGAGTTATATCAAAGAGTTTGGTATGAACCTTCAGGAAACCCTTTTAACTCCTTAGTACAACTTGAATATGAAAAAGGTATTCCAAGGAATCCTTTTATAAATGCTGGTGCTATTGTTACTACAGATAGCTTGTTGTCTTATTACAAAGATAAGAATCTTACTTTTAATGAAATAAATCAATTTATAAATAATCTAAGTAAAAAAGAGATCTCTTTTGATGAAGAAATTTTTAAATCAGAATTAGAGTCAGGATATAGAAACCAAGCCCTTGCCAGTTTAATGAAAAGTTTTAATAATATTGATAATCCTATAGAAGAGACTTTAGAAACCTACTTTAAACACTGTTCACTTATGATGAGTTGTGAAGAGTTAGCAAGTGCTATGTTATTTTTAGCAAATCATGGAGTTGATCCACTTACAAATGAAGAGTTTATTACTGCACCAAAAGCAAAAAGAGTAAATGCTTTAATGCTTACTTGTGGTCACTATGATGCCTCAGGAGATTTTGCTTTTCATGTGGGATTACCAGGTAAAAGTGGTGTAGGAGGAGGAATTGTAGCTATTGTTCCAAAGAAGATGGCTATTTGTGTTTATTCTCCAAGATTAAATGAAAAAGGAAATTCTCACAGTGGAACAAAAGCCTTAGAACTATTTACTACCTTAACTGATCTTTCTATTTTTTAA
- a CDS encoding HD-GYP domain-containing protein yields MNIKKLVKLNFLIIIFLVVSIFLINSIVLEKLKENQYSKKEISKLVFMQENMNFLVKDIIDTENLKELEELKNEFLIYEKKFEKIKNYLFIKDKDDFLDLLIKDIHKHPNVEKHLILLSKSEKDIEKYFDNIFEMQKRKIELKTLFLQDYPKESLLRKNIEKEILQTKDLNIIKHFSDIKYYSKEVLFQHKEDKYLNILLEKIYSLQKIYPNNQLSEYIDIIKTISAHALELEKIEKEEKLLQNNISKTVKENKVLNLKIENEIEKISSNFSKRSYSFIISLLLVTIILIIYLAFKVNKNVALSFDEIQEKVEEGLKTIKELNHEIEDTQKEVVFTMGAIGESRSKETGNHVKRVAEYSKLLALYYGLSKEEAELLKQASPMHDIGKVAIPDSILNKPGRFDEKERKIMNTHAKIGYEMLKHSNRPLLKAAAIISLEHHEKWDGTGYPKGLKEKEIHIYGRITAIADIFDALGSDRCYKKAWSDEKIFKLFKEEREKHFDPKLVDIFFEHLDEFLKIRDSFKDT; encoded by the coding sequence ATGAATATTAAGAAGCTTGTTAAATTAAACTTTTTAATTATTATCTTTTTAGTAGTATCTATTTTTCTAATAAATAGTATTGTTTTAGAAAAACTAAAAGAGAACCAATACTCAAAAAAAGAGATTTCTAAACTTGTCTTTATGCAAGAAAATATGAACTTTTTAGTTAAAGATATCATTGATACAGAAAATTTAAAAGAGCTAGAAGAGTTAAAAAATGAATTTCTAATTTATGAAAAAAAATTTGAAAAAATAAAAAACTATCTTTTTATAAAAGACAAAGATGATTTTTTAGATTTATTAATAAAGGATATTCATAAACACCCAAATGTTGAAAAGCATTTAATTCTTCTATCTAAATCTGAAAAAGATATAGAAAAATATTTTGATAATATCTTTGAAATGCAAAAAAGAAAAATTGAGTTAAAAACTCTATTTTTACAAGACTATCCCAAAGAGAGTCTACTTAGAAAAAATATAGAAAAGGAAATTTTACAGACTAAAGATCTAAATATTATAAAACATTTCTCAGATATTAAATACTACAGTAAAGAAGTCCTTTTCCAACATAAAGAAGATAAATATTTAAATATACTACTTGAAAAAATATACTCTTTACAAAAGATATACCCAAATAATCAATTATCTGAATATATTGATATTATAAAAACTATCTCTGCCCATGCTTTAGAGTTAGAAAAAATAGAAAAAGAAGAAAAACTATTACAAAACAATATCTCTAAAACAGTAAAAGAGAATAAAGTATTAAACTTAAAAATTGAAAATGAAATTGAAAAAATCTCTTCAAACTTTAGTAAAAGAAGCTACTCTTTTATTATCTCTTTACTCTTAGTAACTATTATTTTAATCATCTATTTAGCTTTTAAAGTAAATAAAAATGTTGCTCTTAGCTTTGATGAAATTCAAGAAAAAGTTGAAGAGGGCTTAAAAACAATAAAAGAGTTAAATCATGAGATAGAAGATACTCAAAAAGAAGTTGTTTTTACAATGGGAGCTATTGGAGAAAGTAGAAGTAAAGAGACTGGTAATCATGTAAAAAGAGTTGCTGAATACTCTAAATTATTAGCTTTATATTATGGTCTTTCAAAAGAAGAAGCTGAACTTTTAAAACAAGCAAGTCCTATGCATGATATAGGAAAAGTTGCGATTCCTGATTCTATTTTAAATAAACCAGGCAGATTTGATGAAAAAGAGAGAAAAATTATGAATACTCATGCAAAAATAGGTTATGAAATGCTTAAACATTCAAATAGACCTCTCTTAAAAGCTGCTGCTATAATTTCTTTAGAACATCATGAAAAATGGGATGGTACAGGTTATCCTAAAGGATTAAAAGAAAAAGAAATTCATATATATGGAAGAATTACTGCCATTGCCGATATATTTGATGCCTTAGGAAGTGATAGATGTTATAAAAAAGCTTGGAGTGATGAAAAAATTTTTAAACTTTTTAAAGAAGAAAGAGAAAAACATTTTGATCCTAAATTGGTAGATATCTTTTTTGAACATTTAGATGAATTTTTAAAAATTAGAGACTCTTTTAAGGATACCTAA
- a CDS encoding cytochrome b/b6 domain-containing protein — translation MNKSYIWSLPTRAFHWLFVVGILIAFLTDDDHLLNYHAIVGYALLILLAFRVLWGFFGPKYSKFKDFPTNEIKEYSSNALKKESKYIGHNPAASYVMITMLVSTFLIILTGVLTYGIQEGKGILGFLNETFFKGMKSMDNIHEFFANFFIFLIVLHLAGIIIDKFLHKEVETLKSIFTGYKNSKEDKSIKLNIFQKLFAGFMFILLIAFLVFNIINPKNVLVASINKPIDYKVQNELFVDECASCHTLYPSLFVA, via the coding sequence ATGAACAAATCATATATTTGGTCACTTCCTACAAGAGCCTTTCACTGGCTTTTTGTAGTAGGAATTTTAATAGCTTTTTTAACAGACGATGACCATTTGTTAAATTATCATGCAATTGTTGGTTATGCTCTATTGATTCTTTTAGCCTTTAGAGTTTTATGGGGATTTTTTGGACCTAAATACTCAAAATTTAAAGATTTTCCAACTAATGAGATTAAAGAGTACTCTTCAAATGCTTTAAAAAAAGAGTCAAAATATATAGGACATAATCCAGCAGCTTCTTATGTGATGATTACTATGTTAGTTTCTACTTTTCTTATTATTTTAACAGGAGTATTAACCTATGGAATACAAGAAGGAAAAGGTATTTTAGGTTTTTTAAATGAGACTTTTTTTAAAGGCATGAAAAGTATGGATAATATCCATGAGTTCTTTGCAAACTTCTTCATCTTTTTAATTGTTTTACACCTAGCTGGTATTATAATAGATAAATTTTTACATAAAGAAGTAGAGACTTTAAAATCAATTTTTACTGGATACAAAAATAGTAAAGAAGATAAAAGTATAAAACTAAATATTTTTCAAAAACTTTTTGCAGGTTTTATGTTTATACTTCTAATTGCTTTTTTAGTATTTAATATAATAAATCCAAAAAATGTTTTAGTAGCTTCAATTAACAAGCCTATTGATTATAAAGTACAAAATGAACTTTTTGTAGATGAGTGTGCATCGTGTCATACTCTTTATCCCTCCCTTTTTGTTGCCTAA
- a CDS encoding sensor histidine kinase yields the protein MTNLSIKRKLLIYNIFIQILILMLFSFSIYKTLEISSKDKLEATLKVILLDVADDIIEHKTDLHATNFDEEKEYKFKPLYIRLIKLDDTYKEVKSTYFPKDIISNNNYLKNLILNRIDFEYQEHYIISRLKIEMNDDYVVEVATNFSTIDSTLENLIYILFFIVPVILVLSIIGGYFLIYKSFLPIERLLQNLKNINASDLSKRLESKNKNDEIDLLSYEINNLLQRLEISFEKISQFSSDASHELKTPLTIIRGEIEIALRKDRSQNEYKETLSNCLDELITIQQTIDDLLFLAKNEHEVLEQNEEEIYLDEVSLEAYKEMQAFAKLKKIKLECQIKEPLQIKGHHKLLKIALKNILKNAITFSHENSIVTISNYKEENSNVICIEDTGIGISKEDQEKIFDKFYRTDKSRNKESGGTGLGMSIVEKIVKIHKGKIELESEENQGTKVFFRFLKEVDEY from the coding sequence ATGACTAATCTATCAATAAAAAGAAAACTTCTTATCTATAATATTTTTATTCAAATTCTAATTTTGATGCTTTTCTCTTTTTCTATTTACAAAACTTTAGAGATCTCTTCAAAAGATAAACTTGAAGCTACACTAAAAGTAATCTTACTTGATGTTGCTGATGATATTATTGAACATAAAACAGATTTGCACGCAACAAATTTTGATGAAGAGAAAGAGTATAAATTTAAACCTCTTTATATAAGGTTAATAAAACTAGATGATACCTATAAAGAGGTAAAAAGTACTTATTTTCCAAAAGACATAATTAGTAATAATAACTACTTAAAAAATCTAATCTTAAATCGTATAGATTTTGAATACCAAGAGCACTATATAATTAGTAGATTAAAAATAGAAATGAATGATGATTATGTAGTTGAGGTTGCTACAAACTTTTCTACTATAGACTCAACCCTTGAAAATCTAATTTATATTTTATTTTTTATAGTTCCTGTTATTTTAGTTTTATCGATTATTGGTGGATACTTCTTAATATATAAATCTTTTTTACCTATTGAAAGATTACTTCAAAATCTAAAAAACATAAATGCAAGTGATTTATCAAAAAGATTAGAATCTAAAAACAAAAATGATGAGATAGATTTACTCTCTTATGAGATAAACAACCTTCTACAAAGACTTGAAATATCTTTTGAAAAGATTTCACAATTTAGCTCTGATGCTTCACATGAATTAAAAACACCTCTTACAATTATTAGAGGAGAAATAGAGATAGCTCTTAGAAAAGATAGAAGCCAAAATGAATATAAAGAGACTTTATCAAATTGCTTAGATGAACTTATTACTATACAACAAACCATTGATGATTTACTATTCTTAGCTAAAAATGAACATGAAGTTTTAGAACAAAATGAAGAAGAGATATATTTAGATGAGGTATCACTTGAAGCTTATAAAGAGATGCAAGCCTTTGCAAAACTAAAAAAAATCAAGCTTGAATGTCAAATAAAAGAGCCTTTACAAATAAAAGGTCATCATAAACTACTAAAGATAGCTCTAAAAAATATTTTAAAAAATGCCATAACTTTTAGTCATGAGAACTCAATAGTTACTATCTCAAACTACAAAGAAGAAAATAGCAATGTAATTTGTATAGAAGATACAGGAATTGGTATTTCAAAGGAAGACCAAGAAAAAATCTTTGATAAATTTTATAGGACAGATAAAAGTAGAAACAAAGAGTCTGGTGGCACAGGCTTAGGAATGTCGATTGTTGAAAAAATAGTAAAAATTCATAAAGGAAAAATTGAATTAGAGAGCGAAGAGAATCAAGGAACAAAAGTCTTTTTTAGATTTCTAAAGGAAGTTGATGAATATTAA
- a CDS encoding cytochrome C, whose protein sequence is MRTLILLIFINLSLFSASAKKDVPLVTNEVYSNECGSCHFAYFPGLLPENSWKKLMAELENHFGDDATVDEQTFQTLTKFLNENSAEKNMNYKRSRKIVQSIPKDEVYIAISKTPYIHKKHKKIKKHLITQKEVKGLFNCTACHQSTKKAIFNDDDVDIPNYGKWED, encoded by the coding sequence ATGAGAACTTTAATTTTATTAATTTTTATAAATTTATCTCTGTTTAGTGCAAGTGCAAAAAAAGATGTTCCTTTAGTTACAAATGAAGTATATTCAAATGAGTGTGGTTCTTGCCACTTTGCATATTTCCCTGGTTTGTTACCTGAAAACTCTTGGAAAAAGCTAATGGCTGAGTTAGAGAACCATTTTGGAGATGATGCTACAGTTGATGAACAAACATTTCAAACTCTAACAAAATTTTTAAATGAAAATAGTGCTGAAAAAAATATGAATTATAAAAGAAGTAGAAAGATAGTACAAAGTATTCCAAAAGATGAAGTCTATATTGCTATTTCAAAAACACCATATATTCATAAAAAGCATAAAAAAATAAAAAAACATTTAATAACTCAAAAAGAGGTAAAAGGTCTTTTTAACTGTACTGCTTGTCATCAAAGTACAAAAAAGGCTATCTTCAATGATGATGATGTAGATATTCCAAATTATGGAAAATGGGAGGATTAA
- the yedE gene encoding selenium metabolism membrane protein YedE/FdhT, with protein MNFWQNFKRDILVKFWAPIPAVIALGILSAYYFGLTGTYWAVTGEFTRWGGHVLETFGVDLSTWGYYKIMNMDGNIFTRVDGVMIIGMFAGCIAAAFWGNNVKLRMPASNIRIFQALIGGIIAGFGARLGMGCNLASFFTGIPQFTFHAWMFTIAMIVGVYLGAKFSLLPFFQSKIKLQKVSCSKPLEKNETKTKSLFTLGSFAFIAIIIWALYLIFVQGSTKLGMAMLFGSAFGLAIAKAQICFTSAFRDIFTTGRSELAKGIVIGMAVATLGVFSYIMIGQPPKIMWAGPNAIIGGILFGFGIVLAGGCECGWMYRAVEGQVHFWVVGIGNVIGATLLAFVWDDLSLELATSWPKINLLEVFGNYGGLFLNYGLLILLFALILVLEKRYLNKSKNR; from the coding sequence ATGAACTTTTGGCAAAATTTCAAAAGGGATATTTTAGTGAAATTTTGGGCTCCAATTCCTGCTGTAATTGCACTTGGAATTTTATCTGCTTATTATTTCGGTCTTACAGGAACATATTGGGCTGTAACAGGTGAGTTTACTAGATGGGGTGGACACGTATTAGAGACTTTTGGTGTAGATTTATCTACATGGGGATATTACAAAATCATGAATATGGATGGTAATATTTTTACAAGAGTTGATGGTGTTATGATTATTGGTATGTTTGCAGGTTGTATTGCAGCAGCATTTTGGGGGAACAATGTAAAACTTAGAATGCCAGCAAGTAATATTAGAATCTTTCAAGCTCTAATTGGTGGTATTATTGCAGGTTTTGGTGCAAGACTTGGTATGGGTTGTAACCTTGCAAGTTTCTTTACTGGTATTCCTCAATTTACATTCCATGCTTGGATGTTTACTATTGCTATGATTGTTGGTGTTTATTTAGGTGCAAAGTTTTCTTTATTACCTTTTTTCCAATCTAAGATTAAACTTCAAAAAGTATCTTGTTCTAAGCCTTTAGAAAAGAACGAGACTAAAACTAAAAGCTTATTTACTTTAGGTTCTTTTGCTTTTATTGCAATTATTATTTGGGCTTTATATCTTATTTTTGTACAAGGAAGTACTAAACTTGGTATGGCTATGTTATTTGGTAGTGCTTTTGGTCTAGCAATTGCAAAAGCTCAAATCTGTTTTACTTCTGCATTTAGAGATATTTTTACAACAGGAAGAAGTGAATTAGCTAAAGGTATTGTTATTGGTATGGCTGTTGCAACACTTGGAGTTTTTTCATATATTATGATTGGACAACCTCCTAAAATTATGTGGGCAGGACCAAATGCTATCATTGGTGGTATTCTTTTTGGTTTTGGTATTGTTTTAGCTGGTGGTTGTGAATGTGGTTGGATGTATAGAGCAGTTGAAGGTCAAGTTCATTTCTGGGTTGTTGGTATCGGAAATGTAATTGGTGCAACTTTACTTGCATTTGTATGGGATGATTTATCTTTAGAGTTAGCTACAAGCTGGCCAAAAATCAACCTACTTGAAGTATTTGGAAATTATGGTGGACTATTCTTAAATTATGGTCTTCTAATTTTACTTTTTGCACTTATTTTAGTGTTAGAAAAAAGATATTTAAATAAATCAAAAAATAGATAA
- a CDS encoding diheme cytochrome c encodes MADLENHFGDDASVEEETHNIILKFLEKNSAETSTKEASFMILDSLKNKDIIAISETTYWKEKHKNIDDKIFSNSLVKSKANCKACHNDIEKGLIEDENIKDISSFASSM; translated from the coding sequence ATGGCTGATTTAGAGAACCACTTTGGAGATGATGCTTCAGTTGAAGAAGAGACACATAATATAATTTTAAAGTTTTTAGAAAAAAATAGTGCAGAAACTTCTACTAAAGAGGCTAGTTTTATGATTTTGGATTCTTTAAAAAATAAGGATATAATAGCTATAAGTGAGACTACTTATTGGAAAGAAAAACATAAAAATATTGATGATAAAATTTTTTCAAATAGTTTAGTTAAAAGCAAAGCAAACTGTAAAGCTTGCCATAATGATATAGAAAAAGGTTTAATAGAAGATGAAAATATTAAAGATATTAGTAGTTTTGCTAGTTCTATGTAA
- the yedF gene encoding sulfurtransferase-like selenium metabolism protein YedF, with protein MNSEEIIPDYRLDMQGEPCPYPAVNALETMKELKEGEILEIISDCPQSINNIPADARNHGYKVLNVDSSGPTIRYIIQK; from the coding sequence ATGAATAGCGAAGAAATCATTCCTGATTATAGACTTGATATGCAAGGAGAACCTTGTCCATATCCTGCTGTAAATGCTTTAGAAACTATGAAAGAACTTAAAGAAGGAGAAATCCTTGAAATTATCAGTGATTGTCCACAAAGTATTAATAATATCCCTGCTGATGCAAGAAATCATGGATATAAAGTATTAAATGTAGATAGTAGTGGTCCAACTATTAGATATATTATTCAAAAATAA